The following coding sequences are from one Triticum aestivum cultivar Chinese Spring chromosome 5A, IWGSC CS RefSeq v2.1, whole genome shotgun sequence window:
- the LOC123102197 gene encoding pentatricopeptide repeat-containing protein At4g18520, chloroplastic, with amino-acid sequence MLFCCSLSPPGIQTYPLPPFQQQSSSPRKVRSSGRHKSSKAEHQYFRAQSFRARARDQPLRAQAHPDGGYGPPEQDPEAEGHSPGSPDAETLASWLRSCGTVADVRRVHGVAVRSPDGPGIFLANNLITSYVRSREISDARKVFDEMPDRTVVSWTAMMNGYLKSGNYSEVVRLFLDMMASGERGNSLSFVCLLKSCGEQSNAKLGQQVHCCVVKGGWSNVILDSAVAHFYAQCGDVASASMMFDKMTSRDVISWTTMITAYVQHGHGDKALQMFPAMFSEGFHPNEFTVCSILKACAEEKALRCGKQLHGALVKKLFKNDIHVGSALVTMYARNRQVSDAQAVFDMMPRRNTITWTSLISGYAQSSQAEKAIMLFRQMKTRRVSVNNLTIVGLLSACGSIRSLSLGKELHAQVIKNSIQENLQIGSTLVWCYCKCGEYTYAARILEEMPDRDAVSWTAMISGYNSVGHSAEALKSLDDMLWDGVTPNTYTYSSALKACAKLEALQDGRRIHGVVNKTPAFSDVFVGSSLIDMYMRCGKVDEARRVFNAMPEHNLVTWKVIITGFAQNGLCEEAFKYMYLMQQQGHDADDFMLSKVLTSCGDLQWKSDSISFSGSNTGSLR; translated from the coding sequence ATGCTGTTCTGTTGCTCTCTCTCGCCCCCAGGAATCCAAACTTATCCGCTCCCACCATTCCAGCAGCAGAGCAGCTCCCCGCGGAAAGTACGCAGCTCCGGCCGGCACAAGAGCAGCAAGGCCGAGCATCAATATTTCAGGGCGCAATCTTTCCGGGCGCGGGCCAGGGACCAACCTTTGCGTGCTCAAGCGCATCCAGATGGTGGCTACGGCCCTCCGGAGCAAGACCCTGAGGCCGAGGGGCACTCGCCAGGCTCCCCGGACGCGGAGACGCTTGCTTCCTGGTTGCGTTCTTGCGGCACCGTGGCCGATGTTCGGCGAGTGCACGGGGTTGCTGTGCGGTCGCCAGATGGTCCGGGGATTTTTCTGGCTAATAATTTGATCACTTCATATGTGAGGTCCCGTGAGATTTCAGACGCGaggaaggtgtttgatgaaatgcctgaCAGGACCGTTGTGTCGTGGACGGCTATGATGAATGGGTATCTGAAGTCGGGCAACTACAGTGAGGTCGTCAGGCTGTTCTTGGACATGATGGCCAGCGGGGAGCGAGGTAACAGCTTGAGTTTCGTTTGCTTGCTGAAGTCTTGTGGTGAGCAATCCAATGCTAAGCTAGGGCAGCAGGTCCATTGTTGTGTTGTGAAAGGAGGGTGGAGCAATGTGATTCTGGATAGTGCCGTTGCACACTTCTATGCTCAGTGTGGTGATGTTGCCAGTGCTTCAATGATGTTCGATAAGATGACCTCTCGTGATGTCATCTCGTGGACAACAATGATCACGGCTTATGTGCAGCATGGGCATGGGGATAAGGCCCTTCAGATGTTTCCGGCGATGTTCTCTGAGGGATTTCACCCTAATGAGTTCACCGTGTGCAGCATCCTCAAAGCTTGCGCAGAAGAGAAGGCTCTAAGATGTGGGAAGCAGCTGCATGGTGCTCTTGTGAAGAAGTTGTTCAAAAATGACATCCATGTCGGCAGTGCTCTTGTTACCATGTATGCCAGAAACAGGCAAGTGTCTGATGCTCAGGCAGTGTTTGATATGATGCCTAGAAGAAACACTATTACATGGACTTCTCTGATCTCGGGCTATGCGCAGAGTAGCCAGGCTGAAAAGGCTATCATGTTGTTTCGACAGATGAAGACGCGACGGGTGTCTGTTAACAACCTTACCATTGTTGGTCTTCTTAGTGCCTGTGGCTCCATAAGATCACTCAGTCTTGGTAAGGAACTGCATGCACAGGTAATAAAGAATTCCATTCAAGAGAATCTTCAAATTGGGAGTACGCTTGTTTGGTGCTACTGTAAATGTGGAGAGTATACATATGCTGCACGAATTCTGGAAGAAATGCCAGACCGTGATGCTGTCTCGTGGACAGCTATGATTTCAGGCTACAATAGCGTTGGTCATAGTGCCGAAGCACTTAAGTCATTAGATGATATGTTATGGGATGGTGTGACTCCAAATACCTACACTTATTCCTCCGCTTTGAAAGCCTGTGCGAAACTAGAGGCTCTGCAAGATGGAAGGAGGATTCACGGTGTTGTTAACAAGACTCCTGCCTTTTCAGATGTGTTTGTGGGAAGCTCATTGATCGATATGTACATGAGGTGTGGAAAAGTTGACGAAGCTCGACGAGTCTTCAACGCCATGCCAGAACACAACTTAGTAACATGGAAAGTGATTATTACAGGATTTGCTCAGAATGGCCTCTGTGAAGAGGCTTTTAAGTATATGTACCTAATGCAGCAACAAGGGCATGATGCTGATGACTTTATGCTTTCAAAAGTTCTGACATCATGTGGTGATCTTCAATGGAAGTCAGACTCCATCTCTTTTTCTGGCTCGAATACTGGTTCACTCAGATAG